gattcgaaccgccggccttctgatcggcaagtcctaggctctgtggtttaacccacagcgcgacCTGCGTCCCTTATTTTTATATGACTAGTTttaactaaaaaacaacaactgtgcccAACAATGCTTTTTTGGCTTggctctttttatttattattgttaaccTAACCACAAGCTTTAATACCAACTATAGTGAGGCTATTTtcaaaccaccaccacaacaagcTCTTTCTTCCAAGTGTCAGGACACAAAGTCCTGATTTTGTCGCTGAGACAGCTTATAAACTTGCTAGTGGAATTAATAGAGCCTTGTAGGGCCCAAATATCTTGTTTGTTAAGGATCTGGTGTTCTATTCAGCAGGAAGTCAATTAGCCTTTATAAATGTTTGGTTGGTGGTGTCCATAAGATTCGTCTGTGATACAAGGAGCAATGCACAATCAGCTGTGCCTCCATGGGGGGCGGGTTTCAGTTTTTCTTCCAGCAGCCTTTCGCACCTGTGAAAAAGTAATGTGGCATTGTGAGAAACTGAGGGAGAATTTCACTTTACTCCATGTCTTATCTTCTCCAAGTGAGCTATAAACACATTTGACTGTAACACTGCTAATACCGAATATATTATTTGCAACACGCAATTCATAGATGGAATTACAATTTCTAAAAATGCCATAGTATCGCAGTTATGTGATGTTTTAAGAAATTCTGTAGTGGAGATAATGGTACCCCTCAGATGCCACAGATAACTCACATGTTGTAGGAAATTTATATTTAGCTCTTTGACTGAATTGAGACAGAGGTACAAATTATTGTGCCAATACAAGTATTACTGAATACCTTTTCATATGATAACAGATTCAGTTAAAATTTGACCTTTCAAATCTcgaaatatattttaattgcaCTAAATTCATGCTTTCAGGCCTAGTTTAAAGCACGATATTGTCCCCTGAAATGTTCAGGGCTGCAAGATTTTAAATTAGAAGAAATTAACCGTGGTGTTCTGTTTTTGGTTGTTTGCAGTGTGGAATGCCCAGCTTTCCCGCCATCTCATCAGATTCCAGCTGCTAGCCATGCTCACCAGCAGCCTTATACACCTGCTCCAGGTAATAGCAAAAAGCTGAGAGATTCTGCTCATTTTTTTTATCCAAAGATTCCCTTCCTTTGTTGGTAGTAGAAGTCTTCTGCCAGAAGAAGGGAACCTTTTTTTCAACCATTATCTAATTTTATCTTTAAGTGTTAAACTAGAGTGCTACATATGAGTGCCGAGAATTATTAGACTATTAGAATTACAAGGGGAAGGGTTGCAGCACAGTGGTAGACCAGCTGGTTTGCTTGTACAAAATTCCATGTTGAATCCCCAggatctccaagtagggctgggaatcagGTGTGTGATGTCATGGACTGACTGGAtgcagaagagtggtgggaggcaccagctgggggaacccccaaggaagcCCTcgggggaagaaggctcagagccagggggctGGTGGTAGGAtggcaatgagtggtcagagggagcaggTCAGAagttgaagaggcaacagggcttagtgaacaggaagaggaTGTGACAGACAGCAGTTCAGAaccagaggctggagaggagtggggccaggagacagggaggaggcaggctgctgaagaagccagggagtcttcccctcctgctgtgaccagctcctctccccactggtctcccagaacacgcaTGGAAATGAAAAGATCAGAGGAGAGTTTGGTTGCGCACCAACATAGTCTCTGATTtcttggggggaaagccctggagcggaggggacttaggcagctgtgggaaaacGGGGACCTTCATTCCTCACAACTGTCTCATTAGAGCTAGAGCTattgggaagagttgctgggatcactaggcctgggctgttttggtttctttgaataaaaagttaacttcattgacactggtggtttttttaattgctcaCCTTCACCTGACTGGCTCCTGACACGTACCTgggctcccttgcacccttggcagggAGCTATATTACTGCTTCCCATGCTTTGCAGCTTTGGCAGGGAGATGTATTGGTGCCTCATCCCATCCCTTGTTCCCTTTCCGAAGGAGGCTGTGTGCCACATCTGGCCGCCTAGAACAGCAGAGGAGTGGCCAGGGAAGTGTGCAGGCTGGCAGGCAGACTTCTAGCTGCTGCAAGCCTGGGTGGAAAGGCATGATTCCCCTGCTGGGAATGTCACCTgtatgaaatcctggagagctgctgacagtcagtgtagtAGACAGAGTTGACCTTGTTGGACTAATGGTCTGGgtctggctcaatataaggcagattcctatgttaaATCTATCCTGGAAAGCTTTATTTATGCAAtatacattttcattttctgGCCCACCTCATCCTTGCAACAGCCCAGAGAGGTAGCTTATGATGAAGGCAGTAACTGATGCTATGTTGCCTAGGGAGTTTTATGGTTCAGTGGATATTTGAATCTGGATCTCCCATCATAGTCTGATACTCTATTCCCTTGCTATCCATTATTAACACAAAAAAGTGGAGCAAGAGAAGTAGGAACAAGCGAATCACACTTTTCAAGTTAAATTGAatcattttgtatatttttaaagtaCAATGCATAGGCAAGCAGTAATATAGACTATTGTGGGAATATTCTGCAGAACTAATTTTTTTGTGATTCACATCTCTGTGTATCTCTTTTTTTCCACaataaagcatatttttaaatagGGGAGGAGTATTAACGCCATAAACACAATTCATGTTATTTATTGTCGACAGAAGTACATTGAATGGTTGCATTCCCAACGTAGCTGATGTCGGTGAATTTAAGTACTTTGGCTTAGGGTTTTACTTGGATAGTAACGTACAGAGGCATAGATGTGCATTCTTTGATAATTTTCTGCAAAACGTTGAATGAGATGTAAATGAATTTATGTGGTCTGTCTGCTTTAAATCGAATCAAGAGCAGAAGCCACCTATTTGATTTGTTAACTGGAAGTttttaatcctctttttaaaagtttcaaaaGACCTCACCCatatatgttttttgttttgattttggatAGGTGGCATTAGACGATCTACATCTATGTCTTATATGGATGGATACGTAGGGACATGGCCCAAAGAAAAGAGGTAAGTCATTGGTTAGTTGATGCCATATTGCTATAATGTTTCATTTCCTATTGTTGTGTGATGCAAGGGGATTAATCCTTCAATTGAATATCCTCGCTCTGAAAAACCGTTCATGGATTACACATGGGGAAGTACACTGAAAAGCCGCAGGACTCATACAAAGCAAGATCTAATATAGCATGAACAAGTGTGCCTTCTgcatttctctttcctcctcacccTGCAAAGGtttgggggaccctccagaacCAGTGTTGGGGCCCTCTAAGCAAGTGGATTTCCACTGCACAGGCAGGCAAGCGTCGCTGGATGTCGCACAGAATCATTAAAGCGAAAAGCTCTATAGATGCAAATCTGCAGACATAGGCCCCACTTCTAAGATCCATAACCTCTCATTTGTGGAAGATGGTACAGAGTAAGCAGATCCTGTGCATGTACGTGCTACATGTGAAAGCAACACGCTTGGcatcaggagttgctggaaggaggcatacaagtcTCCATCCAACTATCTTAGGGCCTCCACTCTACATTTGTGTAGGGTTCATTCCTTAGCCCTTTCATCTCCAAAataatatcccacaaggcagcagaggtttaggatcagagttttccttctcctagatgtgcTACCTTCCcagatgagccccatctgcccctcacttctttctacagcatgtgcagaaactgccttcttgatccttggacccacTACTGGTCTTGTCCGCTGAATCTGCCAGAACCTGTCTTTGaatgcagggaaagtccctaactcactgaaggtttgagacccattggttaCCCTTCACCTGGTTTATCCAACGAGTCAAAgctgttcccagggtgtggctgctgtcccatgcagacagcttctaggagccactggcaagagttgagtgcagggtggggaccaaagatgtACAAACTACCCTAGAAGGAGCACGACATGCCCCCCAGCACATGCATTTTAGAAAGGGAAAATAGATGGAAGTTCTGCACCACTTAGGAGCCTCCTCTTGTAGCTCAAATTGTGTGGTGGGTCTTTCTTCCTggcttgcttgtttgcttctgTCAGTTGTCAAGAGAGAATGGACATCCCTACTCCTTTTTGAGAAGGGTTTTCACTTTTATATTTACAAAAATGATATAATGGTCACAAGGACATTTTCAAGATATTCAGAACAAGAAATACATGTACGTAACAGAAGATTAAATAACTGTGTAGTAGATTTTTGTTGGGTCTGAGCCAAATGGATTTGAAGTCATTTTCTGCAGGAAAAAGCACCCCTCCGTTTGGCAGTcattcaacaaattgtaacaaaatgaGGGTAAAAGTGTTTGCccattcagagtgagggcaattGGTGATCTCATTGGCTGGGATCACCTATATGACCAGTCCAAGAAGAACAGCCCTCACTCTGTCTGTTTTGTTTGCCCTCAGTGACATCAGGTAATCATATCTTGATTGGCTATGTAGTGCTGTAACGATATAATATCATATTCACTGCTTGATCCCTGGCTGGCTGGGATCACATAGTTCAAGCAGAAAGAAGCCCTAGCAAAGGGGCAACAGATGTGAGAAACAAGGGCTGCACAGAAGATCAAAAAGAGGCAAGGTAGGGATTTGTTTATTTACTATATATATGGAGGGCCCCAAACCTTGAAATGAGCAAACATTTGGTGCAGACCATACCTTTATGCTCAATGGATGTAGGACTAGATAATGCTAATAATGCTGTCACCCTGTATTGTATTTTACTGCTAGAGTTTGAAGCCAGCATTAatgctataaaataaaatatattgtttcTTCAATATAAAAATGCTGGAATATTTCCAACATTTTAAATGGAGGGTTGCTTTAATGGCAGTCTCATTTTTAATTCCCTTTCTAGATCTTCAGCACATGGTGTTTCATTTGACATTTCTTTTGATAAAGAGGACAGCATCCGTGAGACTCCAAACAGAGGAATGACTAGATCTCTCAGCAACGAAGGCATTGCGCAAAATACCAGCCGTGTGCCCAGACTTGTTAGAAAGAACCTGTCCTTCAAGCCTGTGAATGGCGAAGAGGAAAGTGAAGATATTGAAGAAGAAAAGGATACAGAATTTTGCAGTGATCTAGAGGCTGACAGCAATCAAAGGAATGCGAACCAGATTAACCCATACAGCCTGCCCAATGGAGCGCTACAAAACAGGTTGGTTACCGATGAATTTGGCAATCGGATTGAGACACCAAGCATTGAGCAGGCTTTGCAGATTATCCACGATAGTGAGAAATCTCCCAGTGTTACTCAGCCAGAGCAAATTACAAATGGGTTTTTCCTTCACAACAAGGAGATGAGCATCCTGAATTCAAATATTAAACCCAACCAGAGTAATCCTGATATTACTGCAGATACAAAAGGTGCTCTCAGTCCCATGACTGACAATACAGAAGTAGATACTGGAATACATGTCCCTTCAGACATTCCAGAGACTATGGATGAGGATTCAACCTTGAGGGACTATACTGTAAGCCTGGATTCTGATATGGAAGAACCATCTCGATTCCTTCAAGAATTTGATAGCAGAGGCATCAACCATAAGGAACAATTGAGCCCTTGTCCAAGCTCAGTAAGTGCCAAATCACAAGCAGGCAGTAGCGCGTCCTCAAGTTCAGGTGTTAAAATGACCAGCTTTGCAGAGCAGAAATTTAAGAAGCTGAATCATACAGACAGCAGAAGTAGTGGCAGCAGTTCTCAGAAAACTACACCAGAAGGTTCTGAGCTGAACATTCCTCACATGGTTTCTTGGGCTCAAATACCTGAGGAATCTCCTCTCCCTCAGGCAAGAGATACCACACAGTTACTGGCCTCTGAAATGGTGCAACTGAAAATGAGGCTGGAAGAGAAGAGGCGAGCAATTGAAGCCCAGAAGAAGAAGGTTGAGGCTGCTTTCACGAAGCAGAGACAAAAAATGGGAAGGACGGCGTTCCTTAACATTGTGAAAAAGAAAGGTGACGGGATTTCACCACTTAGAGAAGAGGCGGCTGGAGCAGAAGATGAGAAAGTGTTCACGGACAGCAGTAGGCCGAAAGAAAAAGATGCCCAAAAGCCATGTGAGCAACTAAACAAGGCCACAGAGGCAATTAAAGCAAGCACTGAAAATCCTCACGTGAAATGGCTGAAGTCCCCCAGCACACCGGTTGATATAGAAAAGCAATGCAATTTGGTGAGCCCCTCGGAAGAAAACTTAAATGACAGTGACCTTCTGGAATATACAAAATCTATTGAGAAGCTCAATTCTTCTCTGCATTTCTTGCAGCAAGAAATGCAACGCCTCTCACTTCAGCAAGAGATGCTTATGCAGATGAGGGAGCAACAGGCTTGGGTTATTTCACCACCTCAGCCTTCTCCTCAGAAGCAGGTTCAGGAGCTGAAGCCTTCATTAAGGTTTGCGGGCTCACCCTTCCCTGTTGCCCCATTTTCCGTGGAATCTCCCCGATCTTCCCACCAGTCCCCACAGTCATCCTCTAGGAAGAATTCCACTCTCCCCAGTAAAATGCAAAGGACTCCTAGGCCAAATGAACTGAAATTAGCACCTTTGAATCGCACTTTGACTGCACCGCGATCTGTGGACAGCCTTCCTCGTTTGAGAAGATTTTCTCCAAGTCAGGTATCAATTCAAACTagatcttttgtttgttttggagatGATGGTGAACGTAACCGCTTGAAGGTCAAAAATACAATGGGAGGGGCTGACAAAGAAACAGCAGGTGAGAAAGAAACAGAACAGGCAGAAAAGGAAAAGCCAGAGGAACAACCGGCCAGGCCTCTGGAATCTACAGTGTCTGAAGTCCTTTCGCAGCCCATTACAGAAACTGTCTGCCTTACCCCAAATGAAGAGGTGCTGAACCCACCAGGATTTCCAGAACCTGCATCCAAAACTGTTAACCTCATAGAAGTTTCCCTCACAGATTTGAAGCCACCAGAAAAGTCAGAAGAGTCTGTTGAGAAATCAGAGGGTGAGAGTGACAAGGAACAATTGGAAGATGACCAAAAAGTATGCTGTGGATTCTTTTTCAAGGTAAGTGAACGAGGACATCACAAGCATGCATTTAGGATCTTTTTGCCTCTGGTGGTGGTGGGCAGGTGGTCAGGGCCTGTGTAACAGAGGGCATGGCAAGAGTCTATGGTGAGTGGGACCTGGGTGACTTGTGTTTGGTTATCTCTTCCCATGGATCATCCACCCCTCACAGTCATGCTCCAAACAGCTTGCTAAGCACCTGCTTGAGAAGCTGTTTTGAAGCACAGTTGCAACAGGCAGGAGCTGGGGAATGACTCACCTCTGTTGCCTTTCTCACCATCGTGTATTGTTCAAAATAAAACACTAGGGCAGATAATAAATGATTTAAGCTCCTCTGCAAGTGGAGTTGTATTCACGTCTCCCTGCAAATGtattgtaaataaaccatatcatAGGTTACAGAATTGCGGTTGAGTGTAATACAGACGTGCTCTGTCCATAGAGGAGTGTGACCCTTTATAGAGGAGTGGTTAATCTAGCACAGCTTCCAGTGGGGTATAATACTACAACTGAACAATCTAATTTTAAAAACTACTAGACCTTGCatgcttgggacgcgggtggtgctgtgggttaaatcgatcagaaggtcggcggttcgaatccccacgacaaggtgagctcctgttgctcggtccctgcttctgccaacctagcagttcgaaagcacgtcaaagtgcaagtagataaataggtaccactccggcgggaaggtaaacggcgtttccgtgcgctgctctggttcgccagaagtggcttagtcatgctggccacatgacccggaagctgtacgccggctccctcggccaataaagcgagatgagcgccgcaaccccagagttggacacgactggacctaatggtcaggggtccctttacctttaccttagacctTGCATATTTTGATATAGTTGTCTCAGTAACTTTAGACCAGGCATGGTGAACCTGTGCCGGTCCCTGTGTTTTTGGCCCCATCAACCCCAATCAGCATGACCGATgatcagggtgatgggagttgtagttcagcaacatctggaagccccaGGTGCCACACCCCTGCTTCAGACCAATCCTTAAATTTGTCTCTTGATCTCAATCCATTTTAGTTCAATGGTTGTCCTGTGGATAAAGTCTGCTACCAATGTTCAGATAATGATTGACATTCCTTCCTAAATGTTGCTTCAAGGATGATCAAAAGGCTGAAAATGAAATGGCAGTGAAGCGGGCGGCATTGCTGGAGAAGCGATTGAGAAGGGAAAGAGAAACCTTACTTCGGAAGCAGCAACTGGAAGCAGAGTTGGAATATaagaaagaagaaacaaagtAAGATCAACTGCAGATGCTAGTCACTGCAACAGTCACTCGCAAAGAGAAGCTATTTGCAGCTCTCCTGTGTTCAGAATGAATGAAACGCTGTGTGTCCAATCTTGACCTTCAgttaaatgtgaaaatgtgaacatTCTAAAATAAATTTCTTGCATAACTAAGGAATACTAAACTTTCAAAATAATTATTCTTTGAATATTACCAAGAAACCCAAAAAACAACTTGATATTTACGGGTACACAGTACTAAAGTGTTAGGTGGTACTGAAGTACTAAGGGGCATTTCACTTAATATTTACCCTAATCTGGTTCAACTGGATCTTTAGGACTATGCCAGTACTTCTGTGAATAGCTCCACAAAGCTTAGCATGAGCATACAGTTAAAATATGTACACTAAAATTTGGAAACCAAGATACGTTCTGGGAATGTAACAGAGATACTTGGCATTCGGGTAACTTATAATCAGAAAAATTGGTTTTAGTTTGTGAGAAGGATGGCTTTGCTAATGGCGATGTTGAATTTCTAAGGAGGAAGTCTGAGGAAGAACGTCAGAAGAAGGAAGATGAAAGAGCACGTCGAGAGTTTATTAAGCAAGAATATATAAGGCGGAAGCAGCTGAAACTGATGGAAGATATGGACATTGTCATAAAGCCTCGCCTCCACATGTCCAAACAAAAGAAGCCACGTCCAAAATCCATTCACAGAGATCATATTGAATCACCTAAAACTCCAATCAAAGGTCCTCCAGGTAATAAATATAAGGAGGAGTCTTGATGCTGCAATTCCAGCTTTGACatgcagtacagttgtacctcggttttcgaacgcctttgtagttgaatgtttcagaactcaaacattgaaaacctggaagtaagtgccttggtttttgaacgtgcctcggaagttgaacaggaaatgtggcttctgttttgagttttccattttgaggCCTTTGGTTTTTGAGcatttcagaactcaaacggaCTTTTGGGATGGATTATGttagaaaaccgaggtaccattgtactcagAAACTGAAAAGTGATGCACAGCTATTTCCTCTTCAAGGCCCTGTAATCCTGGGGTGACACTAAGCCTTCTGTTGTATCTGTCCTCCCctcttgctttttgttttaagttGCTTGCCCGAAGATTGGGGGGCAGAGGGATTGTTAAATGCTACCAGACTACTGGTTTTCATTATGCCTAGTTATCACATTAGAAAAGTTGCAAAGAATGATTGGTTCATCACTGCTTACATAGTTAAATTTTGAGTCAGCATGACCTGGACCGATACGACAACATTGCCTCTACTTTTAAAGTAGCTCCAGGGTGATGTTTAGGTTTAGAACAACCTATAGCCATGCTATCGTTTACCATTACTATATAAAGACTTATGAGGATAAAATACGCATTATATGTTTACAGATGTAGAGTTCATAGGGCCAATAAAGAGACAGAATATTTCTTAGAAAACTTAGCAACTTTTCTTTCCTGGTGGTGCATCTAATTCACAGACTCTgttttctgtatctgcattctTTTAAAGTTCCTTGCATTTACCTAGGCTCACACCTTCACTGTGTTGCTGTTCCCCCATCTCCCCTCAGCATCTAGCCTCTCGTTGGCATCATTGAACACCGGAGACGACAGTGTGCAATCGGGCAAGAGAACGCCAAGGTAAATATTCAGTTCCAATTTACATTTGAGAGAAATGATCATATTTATGTGACTTGGCACAACAGTGTGCATTCAGTGAGGCAGTGGTTAATGCATAATTAAGAATAGTTCATGGCTCTTCAGATAAGACCAACTTTGAGTATGTTCCTATAGCCGTTTCCATACACAGTCGCCACAAAACAGATCTACACATATTTAATTTCCAGGCTGCAGGGAATTGTTTAATTGCTTCTGCTGATATGTACATTTTTTTATTAGATTGCTAGGTATGAGCCAAAACCTGTAGTAACACACACGGAATGGCATACACaagacacataaacacacacaggatttgttgttgtttagtcgtttagtcgtgtccgactcttcgtgacctcatggaccagcgcacaccaggcactcctgtcttccactgcctcccacagtagcttcgagaacactgtccaaccatctcgtcctctgtcgtccccttctccttgtgccctcaatctttcccaacaccagggtcttttccagggagccttctcttctcatgaggtggccaaagtattggagcctcagcttcaggatctgtccttccagtgagcactcagggctgatttccttaagaatggataggtttgatcttcttgcagtccatgggactctcaagagtctcctccagcaccataattcaaaagcatcaattcttcggcgatcagccttctttatggtctagctctcacttccatacatcactactgggaaaaccatagctttaactatacggacctttgttggcaaggttatgtctctgctttttaagatgctgtctaggtttgtcattgcttttctcccaagaagcaggcatcttttaatttcgtgacacACAGGATGGCACTTCTAAAAATGTAATCATTCAGCTCTCCTTAATTTTAAGAAGCCACTGAAATATCTACAAGTGAATTAAATTCTCTAAGTTGTATAGACTAATATGAAGTAGAGGGGATGCTTTCATATTCAGATTTTCTTATTTGTGATAGCTTTATAAGGGCAAAGGGGCTGGAAACACCCGCCAATTTTTCAGAATTTAGCCAGCTTTGCCTGATGGACAGTTGACATTCTTCCCACTCATTCCTGAAGCTACTTGGATATTTGGAAGAACTTACGTGCTGTTAAATCATTTGATTCCATATTTGTGTTTAACAGTGCTTTATCTTCAGGTCTTTCATCGTGAAATGCTACCATTTTTTCATTGTGAAATCATGCTTGGTAATAGATTGGCCAAATCTTCTTTCCTGTTTAAATGCAACTTTTAGGTCTGAATCTGT
The Podarcis raffonei isolate rPodRaf1 chromosome 6, rPodRaf1.pri, whole genome shotgun sequence DNA segment above includes these coding regions:
- the CAMSAP2 gene encoding calmodulin-regulated spectrin-associated protein 2 isoform X1; protein product: MGDAADVKEMRKTFIVPAIKPFDHYDFNRAKIACNLAWLVAKAFGTENVPEDLREPFYTDQYDQEHIKPPVVKSLLSAEFYCRAGSLILKSDAAKPLLGHDAVIQALAQKGLYVTDQEKLVTERDLHKKPIQMSAHLAMIDTLMMAYTVEMISVEKVIACVQQYSSFFQATDLPYDIEDAVMFWINKVNEHLKDIMEQEQKLKEHHSVETPGGQKSPSKWFWKLVPARYRKEQTLLKQLPCIPLVENLLKDGTDGCALAALIHFYCPDIVRLEDICFKETMSLADSLYNLQLIQEFCQEYLNRCCHFTLEDMLYAASSVKSNYLVFMAELFWWFEIVKPSFVQPRVVVHPQADVAKEASSVPAANANRRNYPEVSHDSDLIASVECPAFPPSHQIPAASHAHQQPYTPAPGGIRRSTSMSYMDGYVGTWPKEKRSSAHGVSFDISFDKEDSIRETPNRGMTRSLSNEGIAQNTSRVPRLVRKNLSFKPVNGEEESEDIEEEKDTEFCSDLEADSNQRNANQINPYSLPNGALQNRLVTDEFGNRIETPSIEQALQIIHDSEKSPSVTQPEQITNGFFLHNKEMSILNSNIKPNQSNPDITADTKGALSPMTDNTEVDTGIHVPSDIPETMDEDSTLRDYTVSLDSDMEEPSRFLQEFDSRGINHKEQLSPCPSSVSAKSQAGSSASSSSGVKMTSFAEQKFKKLNHTDSRSSGSSSQKTTPEGSELNIPHMVSWAQIPEESPLPQARDTTQLLASEMVQLKMRLEEKRRAIEAQKKKVEAAFTKQRQKMGRTAFLNIVKKKGDGISPLREEAAGAEDEKVFTDSSRPKEKDAQKPCEQLNKATEAIKASTENPHVKWLKSPSTPVDIEKQCNLVSPSEENLNDSDLLEYTKSIEKLNSSLHFLQQEMQRLSLQQEMLMQMREQQAWVISPPQPSPQKQVQELKPSLRFAGSPFPVAPFSVESPRSSHQSPQSSSRKNSTLPSKMQRTPRPNELKLAPLNRTLTAPRSVDSLPRLRRFSPSQVSIQTRSFVCFGDDGERNRLKVKNTMGGADKETAGEKETEQAEKEKPEEQPARPLESTVSEVLSQPITETVCLTPNEEVLNPPGFPEPASKTVNLIEVSLTDLKPPEKSEESVEKSEGESDKEQLEDDQKVCCGFFFKDDQKAENEMAVKRAALLEKRLRRERETLLRKQQLEAELEYKKEETKRKSEEERQKKEDERARREFIKQEYIRRKQLKLMEDMDIVIKPRLHMSKQKKPRPKSIHRDHIESPKTPIKGPPASSLSLASLNTGDDSVQSGKRTPRSESVEGFVSPSRCGSRNGEKDWENASTTSSVASATEYTGPKLYKEPSAKSNKHIIQNALAHCCLAGKVNEGQKNKILEEMEKSDANNFLILFRDSGCQFRSLYTYCPETEEISKLTGIGPKSISKKMIEGLYKYNSDRKQFSHIPAKTLSASVDAITIHSHLWQSKRPVTPKKLLPTKA
- the CAMSAP2 gene encoding calmodulin-regulated spectrin-associated protein 2 isoform X3, which gives rise to MIDTLMMAYTVEMISVEKVIACVQQYSSFFQATDLPYDIEDAVMFWINKVNEHLKDIMEQEQKLKEHHSVETPGGQKSPSKWFWKLVPARYRKEQTLLKQLPCIPLVENLLKDGTDGCALAALIHFYCPDIVRLEDICFKETMSLADSLYNLQLIQEFCQEYLNRCCHFTLEDMLYAASSVKSNYLVFMAELFWWFEIVKPSFVQPRVVVHPQADVAKEASSVPAANANRRNYPEVSHDSDLIASVECPAFPPSHQIPAASHAHQQPYTPAPGGIRRSTSMSYMDGYVGTWPKEKRSSAHGVSFDISFDKEDSIRETPNRGMTRSLSNEGIAQNTSRVPRLVRKNLSFKPVNGEEESEDIEEEKDTEFCSDLEADSNQRNANQINPYSLPNGALQNRLVTDEFGNRIETPSIEQALQIIHDSEKSPSVTQPEQITNGFFLHNKEMSILNSNIKPNQSNPDITADTKGALSPMTDNTEVDTGIHVPSDIPETMDEDSTLRDYTVSLDSDMEEPSRFLQEFDSRGINHKEQLSPCPSSVSAKSQAGSSASSSSGVKMTSFAEQKFKKLNHTDSRSSGSSSQKTTPEGSELNIPHMVSWAQIPEESPLPQARDTTQLLASEMVQLKMRLEEKRRAIEAQKKKVEAAFTKQRQKMGRTAFLNIVKKKGDGISPLREEAAGAEDEKVFTDSSRPKEKDAQKPCEQLNKATEAIKASTENPHVKWLKSPSTPVDIEKQCNLVSPSEENLNDSDLLEYTKSIEKLNSSLHFLQQEMQRLSLQQEMLMQMREQQAWVISPPQPSPQKQVQELKPSLRFAGSPFPVAPFSVESPRSSHQSPQSSSRKNSTLPSKMQRTPRPNELKLAPLNRTLTAPRSVDSLPRLRRFSPSQVSIQTRSFVCFGDDGERNRLKVKNTMGGADKETAGEKETEQAEKEKPEEQPARPLESTVSEVLSQPITETVCLTPNEEVLNPPGFPEPASKTVNLIEVSLTDLKPPEKSEESVEKSEGESDKEQLEDDQKVCCGFFFKDDQKAENEMAVKRAALLEKRLRRERETLLRKQQLEAELEYKKEETKRKSEEERQKKEDERARREFIKQEYIRRKQLKLMEDMDIVIKPRLHMSKQKKPRPKSIHRDHIESPKTPIKGPPASSLSLASLNTGDDSVQSGKRTPRSESVEGFVSPSRCGSRNGEKDWENASTTSSVASATEYTGPKLYKEPSAKSNKHIIQNALAHCCLAGKVNEGQKNKILEEMEKSDANNFLILFRDSGCQFRSLYTYCPETEEISKLTGIGPKSISKKMIEGLYKYNSDRKQFSHIPAKTLSASVDAITIHSHLWQSKRPVTPKKLLPTKA